Proteins co-encoded in one Actinomycetota bacterium genomic window:
- a CDS encoding ABC transporter permease → MTQPTIEEPLGGAPETDTTVPPSLPPQLSPRSIVRARRRQAASQAWSEYRRSAVGMVGLVILVLFIAMAVFAPLLVPESELDVTRATGTPFSPPSAEFPLGTDESGRSVLALTIWGARVSLLVGFLASVISVVIGSVVGIAAGHYGRWTDSVLMRVTDWFLVIPFLPLAIVLATVLGPSLANIAFVI, encoded by the coding sequence ATGACCCAGCCGACCATCGAGGAGCCCCTCGGAGGGGCGCCCGAGACCGACACCACCGTCCCGCCGAGCCTGCCCCCCCAGCTCAGCCCCAGGTCGATCGTCCGGGCGCGGCGGCGGCAGGCGGCGTCCCAGGCCTGGAGCGAGTACCGGCGCAGCGCGGTCGGCATGGTCGGGCTGGTCATCCTGGTCCTGTTCATCGCCATGGCCGTGTTCGCGCCGCTGCTCGTCCCCGAGAGCGAGCTGGACGTGACCAGGGCCACCGGGACCCCGTTCTCGCCGCCGAGCGCCGAGTTCCCGCTCGGGACCGACGAGAGCGGCCGCTCGGTGCTGGCCCTGACCATCTGGGGCGCGCGGGTGTCGCTGCTGGTCGGGTTCCTGGCCTCGGTGATCTCGGTGGTGATCGGCTCGGTGGTCGGCATCGCCGCCGGCCACTACGGCCGCTGGACCGACTCGGTCCTGATGCGGGTCACCGACTGGTTCCTGGTGATCCCGTTCCTGCCCCTGGCCATCGTGCTGGCCACCGTGCTCGGCCCGTCGCTGGCCAACATCGCCTTCGTCATC
- a CDS encoding ABC transporter permease: MAATSTRTFRPSAGQRRLGAKLIGAVLSLAFVLVFNFFLFRVLPGDPAKNLTRNRLVPAEQVEVLRESFGLGRPLHEQFATYVKDTLSGDLGISYKFRRPVSEVIAERIWPTVLLLGLSTLLSTAIGLWIGIRGAWRRNSVFDRVSLGASLALYAMPEFWLGIMLLIAFGVGVGSFPGLFPTGGLSSPDTELASLAGVADVARHLFLPCLTLTLAYIAEYALVMRSSLLDELGEDYLTTARAKGLRDALVLRRHAVPNALLPTTTLIFLNLGFVVSGAITIETVFSWPGLGLLSYEALRTPDYPLLQGVFLLFSAAVIIANLLADLLYAYLDPRVRTG; this comes from the coding sequence ATGGCCGCGACCTCCACCCGGACCTTCCGTCCAAGCGCCGGCCAGCGCCGGCTGGGCGCCAAGCTGATCGGGGCCGTGCTCAGCCTGGCCTTCGTGCTGGTGTTCAACTTCTTCCTGTTCCGGGTCCTGCCCGGGGACCCGGCCAAGAACCTGACCCGCAACCGCCTGGTCCCGGCCGAGCAGGTCGAGGTCCTGCGGGAGAGCTTCGGGCTGGGCAGGCCGCTGCACGAGCAGTTCGCCACCTACGTGAAGGACACCCTCAGCGGCGACCTCGGCATCTCCTACAAGTTCCGCCGGCCCGTCTCGGAGGTGATCGCGGAGCGGATCTGGCCGACGGTGCTGCTGCTGGGGCTGTCCACGCTGCTGTCGACGGCCATCGGGCTGTGGATCGGCATCCGGGGGGCGTGGCGGCGCAACAGCGTGTTCGACCGGGTCTCGCTGGGGGCGTCGCTCGCCCTCTACGCCATGCCCGAGTTCTGGCTCGGCATCATGCTGCTGATCGCCTTCGGGGTCGGGGTCGGGTCGTTCCCGGGGCTGTTCCCGACCGGCGGGCTGTCCAGCCCCGACACCGAGCTGGCCAGCCTGGCCGGCGTCGCGGACGTGGCCAGGCACCTGTTCCTGCCCTGCCTGACCCTCACCCTGGCCTACATCGCCGAGTACGCGCTGGTGATGCGCTCGTCGCTGCTGGACGAGCTCGGTGAGGACTACCTGACGACGGCCAGGGCCAAGGGGCTGCGGGACGCCCTGGTGCTGCGCCGCCACGCCGTGCCCAACGCCCTGCTGCCCACGACCACGCTGATCTTCCTCAACCTCGGCTTCGTGGTCTCGGGGGCGATCACCATCGAGACGGTCTTCTCCTGGCCAGGGCTCGGCCTGCTCAGCTACGAGGCGCTGCGGACGCCGGACTACCCGCTCCTCCAGGGGGTGTTCCTGCTCTTCAGCGCCGCCGTGATCATCGCCAACCTGCTCGCCGACCTCCTCTATGCCTACCTCGACCCGCGCGTGAGGACGGGCTGA
- a CDS encoding ABC transporter substrate-binding protein, producing the protein MVVLAALLALTAAPGVTAQEQPAGKLNFTVGIINDVDSLNPFIGILAETYEVWALMYDYLVGYSQKDFSPVPGLAESWEVSDDELTWTYKIRQGVKWSDGQPLTAKDAAYTFNRIMKGTFEQTNYGNYVSNIRTVEAPDDATLVMTTKEPSPTMLRLAVPILPEHVWKDIDEKEVSTFDNEKNAVGSGPFVLAERSTGQFVRLTANKEYWDGAPKIDEVVYRVFNNADAQLQALKKGEIDFADGLDPAPFNSLKDTEGITAVAGDYSGFDELAFNTGAALDSGEPIGDGHPALKDKRVRQAIAHAIDKQALVDRVLGGYGTPAAGVIPALYQNLTFQPADGEAYNFDLAEANRLLDEAGYKDSDGDKVREMPDGGRPLRFRLFARQESNTSQQSVQFMQGWLRDIGIATEVKVLEENRLTEIIGQGEFDMFEWGWVVEPDPDYQLSTFTCGSRSYKSGGDVLANLSDSFYCNPEYDKLYEQQKVTIDPAKRAEIVKQMQRMLYVDAPYVVTFYYDELQAYRSDRFAGFSAQPDPGGVVLFQYGTYSYRNIATPQATAAAGDEGGGVPLVPIAVGVAVVGAAGVLLALRRRSTQDERE; encoded by the coding sequence GACCGCCCAGGAGCAGCCGGCCGGAAAGCTCAATTTCACCGTCGGCATCATCAACGACGTCGACTCGCTCAACCCGTTCATCGGCATCCTGGCCGAGACCTACGAGGTCTGGGCGCTGATGTACGACTACCTGGTCGGCTACAGCCAGAAGGACTTCTCGCCCGTGCCCGGCCTGGCCGAGTCCTGGGAGGTCTCCGACGACGAGCTGACCTGGACCTACAAGATCCGCCAGGGGGTGAAGTGGTCCGACGGCCAGCCGCTCACGGCCAAGGACGCCGCCTACACCTTCAACCGGATCATGAAGGGCACCTTCGAGCAGACCAACTACGGCAACTACGTCTCCAACATCAGGACCGTCGAGGCCCCCGACGACGCCACCCTGGTGATGACCACCAAGGAGCCCAGCCCGACCATGCTGCGGCTGGCCGTGCCGATCCTTCCCGAGCACGTCTGGAAGGACATCGACGAGAAAGAGGTCAGCACCTTCGACAACGAGAAGAACGCCGTCGGCTCGGGCCCGTTCGTGCTCGCCGAGCGCAGCACCGGCCAGTTCGTGCGCCTGACGGCCAACAAGGAGTACTGGGACGGCGCGCCCAAGATCGACGAGGTCGTGTACCGGGTCTTCAACAACGCCGACGCCCAGCTGCAGGCGCTGAAGAAGGGCGAGATCGACTTCGCCGACGGGCTCGACCCGGCGCCGTTCAACTCCCTCAAGGACACCGAGGGCATCACCGCCGTGGCCGGCGACTACTCCGGCTTCGACGAGCTGGCCTTCAACACCGGGGCGGCCCTTGACAGCGGCGAGCCGATCGGCGACGGCCACCCGGCCCTCAAGGACAAGCGGGTCCGCCAGGCGATCGCCCACGCCATCGACAAGCAGGCGCTGGTCGACCGGGTGCTGGGCGGCTACGGCACCCCGGCCGCCGGGGTCATCCCGGCCCTCTACCAGAACCTGACCTTCCAGCCGGCCGACGGCGAGGCCTACAACTTCGACCTGGCCGAGGCCAACCGGCTGCTCGACGAGGCCGGCTACAAGGACTCCGACGGCGACAAGGTCCGGGAGATGCCCGACGGCGGCCGGCCGCTGCGCTTCCGGCTGTTCGCCCGGCAGGAGTCCAACACCTCCCAGCAGTCGGTCCAGTTCATGCAGGGCTGGCTGCGCGACATCGGCATCGCCACCGAGGTCAAGGTGCTGGAGGAGAACCGCCTGACCGAGATCATCGGCCAGGGCGAGTTCGACATGTTCGAGTGGGGCTGGGTGGTCGAGCCCGACCCCGACTACCAGCTCTCGACCTTCACCTGCGGCTCGCGCAGCTACAAGTCGGGCGGCGACGTCCTGGCCAACCTGTCCGACTCCTTCTACTGCAACCCCGAGTACGACAAGCTGTACGAGCAGCAGAAGGTCACCATCGACCCGGCCAAGCGGGCCGAGATCGTCAAGCAGATGCAGCGGATGCTCTACGTGGACGCGCCGTACGTGGTGACCTTCTACTACGACGAGCTCCAGGCCTACCGCAGCGACCGCTTCGCCGGCTTCTCGGCCCAGCCCGACCCGGGCGGCGTGGTCCTGTTCCAGTACGGCACCTACAGCTACCGCAACATCGCCACCCCGCAGGCGACCGCCGCGGCCGGCGACGAGGGCGGCGGCGTGCCGCTCGTGCCCATCGCCGTCGGCGTGGCCGTGGTCGGGGCGGCCGGGGTGCTGCTGGCGCTGCGGCGGAGGTCGACCCAGGACGAGCGCGAGTAG